In the Hyla sarda isolate aHylSar1 chromosome 9, aHylSar1.hap1, whole genome shotgun sequence genome, AAGGAGAAAGGCGATAatagaataataaaataatacatttccTTCAGACTTAAACATTTGAACTATATTCTGGCCAATTCAATTCCTGCATCAACCCAAGTAAAAAGGTCCTTTGCTTGGAGGTTCTGCCATATTAGTCTTGGTTATTGAGAGTTATGGAAGGAATCTCCTACTTATGATGACATTGAGAGCTCTATCAATAAAGAAGAACAAACAACAGAGGCGCTCCATTGGTGGACTTCTCAGGCAACACAGATGGGTTGTGAGATCAGTGGCTTACCAGAGCCAGTTGTGTACCCGCACACACAACAATGGAGTGCGTGAATAGAGGGAATCCAGTAGGGTTCAAGTCTTGCAGGAACATGTGTGTAATGGTCTTACCGTAACGgctgagtagtggatccgctgtcctgTGTGAACAATGACTGAACCGCAccaggagtctaaggtgccgctggttttcaccagagcccaccacaaagtgggatggacttgcagcggcaagcAGCACCCAAGTCGCTACTCCTGGCACtatccgtccacacaggttgcccagatgtaacttgGCACAGATGGTATAGTGTAATCAGGACGAAgcacaggtcagaaggcaggcagcaaagaagcgTAGTTGGGTCACCGgcacaaggtcaggtcacaggctgGAGGTCACAAACACAatgtaacgctttctctaaggcacaaagcACGAAGATCCGGCACCATGATAGGGAGGTGCCCGACTTATATAGACTCCGCCCGGCAAACAaccaattatgggcatactggccctttaaatgtagcaAAGCCGGCGTGCGTGCGCCATAAGGAAAGGGGACGCACAGAAGGAGAAGGGCCGGGGAGAGGTGAGGAGATGCCCGGgcctcgcatgcgggcacgtctcgCATAGCGAGTCCCAGAGCCACCGCAGATACTAGATGGGGTGTGCTCACGGCCAGACAGAACGGCCGGAATACGCTTTCGTGTGCGTCCTGCACCGCGAGTACTGGGACCACCAATGAaaggggagcgctcacggccagaatgAATGGCCGGAGCGCTACCCAAAAcagcgtgggaactgagttcctgcactttttccacagcaggaacattgttcccattagcaggagttctgcaggaccagccattgattggaaatcttgggtgagttcccacactttttttcccagaacTTGACTCCTGGAATCCAGCCTGTCTGCCGCCTTCCTGGGTTTGGATATAGGGTAAAGAGAGCGACTTCGGAAGTAGTCAGGAATTCAGAAGCACTATACAGGACTCAGTTCACGGGAGCCGGCGGGGAGTGTTAAAAATCTCTACTGAACTagcatgcaacacgtttcgctgcgcatgcgctgcgaaatgcgttgcatgctAGTTCATTAAAAAATGTTAGCACTCACCGTTGGCTCCCGTCAATGAGTCCTGTATAGTGCCACTGAATTCCTGACTACTTCCGAAGTTGCTCTCTTTACCCCAGACCTTCATCAATAAGACATTTCTAGCCTTACCCTATGAGTATGATAAATGCTACAATACAGAAAGGCATTGGACATTGACAATTTTGGAAAGTCACCAGTAAACAGCAAATGATCCACAAGAACTGGACACCACTCACCATGAAGTCCAAGGACCAGACACAGGACCATTATAAACCAGCTTGGGTGGACAGTGGTTGAGGAAGACGCTGTAAAGAAACAGAAAAGTTGATAAATCAGCAATATAGATGCcataattttacatttatttgtaaatgtatttttaaatccCATTTTGCAGTTTGTTTATAGTTGTATTGCACATAACAAGCTGCCCCTGCTTGTTCAGTGTTACTTTATATGGTGTATTTTTCATCATGGATTTGTAACCGCTACATCGAtcctccttaaatgggtactggtCTCAGGAGTGACTGCACTTTCTGTCAATCAttagctgaggtgggacatcactgtggctggtgattggctgagcgggccgtcactcccaagaccagtttgtctcagaaggaggggggggggggggggaagcgtgTTGAGGTAGGAGATAGGCCCTGTTCTGGagttcgtggggggtccgacctctaggAGACAGACacgttttgagaaatctccccctatgtctataCGTAATACTCAATAGTGACCCTACTGATAAACATTCAGTATACTCACTGGTgaattttgttacttttgtcgTTGCTGACTGTGCTCCAGTACTGAAGGACGTGCTACTGTTGGAGTTATTGGCAGATGATGTCTGACTGGTGGAAGATGTGCTTGTCGATGTTGTTGTTGGCGTAATGGTCTGTGTACTTGAAGATGGTGCTGGGTTATTAGGCTGTGTACTATATGTACTACTAGTTGTTTTTTGGCTAGTGGTTATGGTACTTGAAGGACCCAATGTAGTGGTTGTTTGTTGCCGACCAGTAGTTGAAGAGCTTGATGGGACAGCGGTGGATGTCGTTTGGTTATTTATTCCAGAATTAGAAGACGACGCAATGGTGGTCGATGGCACTTGACTTCTGATACTAGTAGTTGAAGGTAATGTTGAGGTATTGGAAGATGATTGTCCATTAGTTCCAACATTGGTAGAAGCTCCTGTGGTTACTGGAGGTTGCCGACTGCTGGAAGATGTTGAAACTGGGTATGGTGTCTGGACGGTGTTGGTTGTTGACTGTTGAGAACTGATAACAGTGGAAGTTGGTGTTGTGGATCGTGTAGTATTCTGAATAGTTGACATGCTGGTTAATGATGGCTGACTGGTACCAATAATACTAGAAGATAAAGTTACTTTATAGGTAGTCATTGGTTGAATACTTGAGCCAGTACTTGGAAAACCTGTGGAGTTGGCCAGTGGCGGATGACTACTGAAGCCAATTATAGTACTTAACAATAGGCTACTTGAATTTGTTGATGGGATTATTGTTCTGGTACTGAGAAAGTTGGTAGTGTTGGTCAATGGCGGTTTACTACTTATACTGACAATGGAAGATGTTGTGGTAGAGACAATTGTAGATTGGTTGTTTGGTCCAGTATTTGGAAACAATGGTGCACTTGTTGAATTGGGACTGCTGTTTCCAACACTGGAAGTAGATGATGGACTTACGACTGATGTGTTGGTAGATGACTGCTGACTACTGATACCAGAACTATATGATGGTGTCATAGTAAGGATGGTCGAGGATTGTATGTTTGTCCCTGTAAACGCTCTTGTGATTGTTGAGTTGTCAATGCTGGTACCGACGCTGGAAGTTGTGGTTGATCTTATACTGCTGACACCAGAAGAGGAAACTGAAGTCGAGTTATCAGCAAATGTTGATTGTCTGTTTGGTGCAGTATTTGGAAAAGCTGTAGAGGTATATGGCAACTGGCTGGTAACTCCAACAGAGGAAGTAGATGTTGTAGTAGACACTGAGGAGTTATTTGGCACAGTATTGGAAAATGCTGTTGCGTTGCTTGGGGATGTTGCAACAAAACTGGTGGTCCTGGAAGCAAGAGATGTTACTCCATGTGAAATATCTGGTTTACTTGTTCCATATGTTGTAGATGAATTGGCTGATACTGATTGGGTATTTGTCCCAGCACTAGAAGGCCCAACTGAGGGGGAAAATGTCTCATTGTTAGCAACGTAACCAGTTTGGTGATTACGTGTAGACACAGTTCCAGCACTGAGTGATATAGGAAGTGTTCCAACTATAGTGGTGGTGCTTTCAGGtaagtttgttttgttacttgtGGAAACTGGATTGCTACTTGGTACCACAGTGGAAAAAGTCATTGTTTGGGGTGTTGTGGTACTTTTTGATTGGTCTGTTGTAGTGCTTTCTGAAAGAGGTATTTTAGTCCCAGTATTAATTGTTGGGGCAGAAGCATTTGTTGGTGGCTGAGAATCAAAAGAAGACATGGAAGAAGCAGTTGTTGGGGCAGAAGCATTTGTTGGTGGGTGAGAACCAAAAGAAGACATGGAAGAAGCAATTGTTGGGGCAGAAGCATTTGTTGGTGGGTGAGAACCAAAAGAAGAAATGGAAGAAGCAGTTGTTGGGGCAGAAGCATTTGTTGGTGGGTGAGAACCAAAAGAAGACATGGAAGAAGCAGTTGTTGGGGCAGAAGAATTTGTTGGTGGGTGAGAACCAAAAGAAGACATGGTAGAAGCAGTTGTTGATGTAGAATAAGTGGAGGATGATGCTTTAGCGGTAGTTGTTGTAGTAGTCGTTGAAATAGTAGAAGCACTGGTCGGTGTAGTGCTGGGAGGAGCTGTAGTAGGTTTCAAAGTATTAACTATTTGTTTTATTAATGTTGATAACTGATTTAATAAGTTATTGATAAGGTTGGTAAAGGATGAGAATGGTGAGGTGGCACTCTGACCTTCCACTTCAGGAACTGTAAGGAAAGAAAAATCGTATTATGGTTTAGTATGCGAAGAGTGGTCACCAAcaactatattaaaggggtactccactgaaaaacattattCTTTTAAGTCaagtggtgtcagaaagttatatagagttgtaaattacttctatttcaaaatctgaatccttccagtacttatcagctgctgtatactacagaggaagttattttctttttgaatttcctttctgcctgaccacagtgctctctgctgatacctctgtccattttaggaactgtccagagtaggaacaaatccccatagcaaatctctccagctctggacagttcctgacatggacagtggtgtcagcagagagaacttgtGGTCAGGcggaaatgaaattaaaaaagaaaagaacttcctctataatatacaggagctgataagtactggaaggattgggattttttag is a window encoding:
- the LOC130291158 gene encoding mucin-2-like isoform X1 is translated as MSSFGSHPPTNSSAPTTASSMSSFGSHPPTNASAPTTASSISSFGSHPPTNASAPTIASSMSSFGSHPPTNASAPTTASSMSSFDSQPPTNASAPTINTGTKIPLSESTTTDQSKSTTTPQTMTFSTVVPSSNPVSTSNKTNLPESTTTIVGTLPISLSAGTVSTRNHQTGYVANNETFSPSVGPSSAGTNTQSVSANSSTTYGTSKPDISHGVTSLASRTTSFVATSPSNATAFSNTVPNNSSVSTTTSTSSVGVTSQLPYTSTAFPNTAPNRQSTFADNSTSVSSSGVSSIRSTTTSSVGTSIDNSTITRAFTGTNIQSSTILTMTPSYSSGISSQQSSTNTSVVSPSSTSSVGNSSPNSTSAPLFPNTGPNNQSTIVSTTTSSIVSISSKPPLTNTTNFLSTRTIIPSTNSSSLLLSTIIGFSSHPPLANSTGFPSTGSSIQPMTTYKVTLSSSIIGTSQPSLTSMSTIQNTTRSTTPTSTVISSQQSTTNTVQTPYPVSTSSSSRQPPVTTGASTNVGTNGQSSSNTSTLPSTTSIRSQVPSTTIASSSNSGINNQTTSTAVPSSSSTTGRQQTTTTLGPSSTITTSQKTTSSTYSTQPNNPAPSSSTQTITPTTTSTSTSSTSQTSSANNSNSSTSFSTGAQSATTKVTKFTTSSSTTVHPSWFIMVLCLVLGLHDLVKTYPARHVLSKLAQQIS
- the LOC130291158 gene encoding mucin-2-like isoform X2; its protein translation is MSSFGSHPPTNSSAPTTASSMSSFGSHPPTNASAPTTASSISSFGSHPPTNASAPTIASSMSSFGSHPPTNASAPTTASSMSSFDSQPPTNASAPTINTGTKIPLSESTTTDQSKSTTTPQTMTFSTVVPSSNPVSTSNKTNLPESTTTIVGTLPISLSAGTVSTRNHQTGYVANNETFSPSVGPSSAGTNTQSVSANSSTTYGTSKPDISHGVTSLASRTTSFVATSPSNATAFSNTVPNNSSVSTTTSTSSVGVTSQLPYTSTAFPNTAPNRQSTFADNSTSVSSSGVSSIRSTTTSSVGTSIDNSTITRAFTGTNIQSSTILTMTPSYSSGISSQQSSTNTSVVSPSSTSSVGNSSPNSTSAPLFPNTGPNNQSTIVSTTTSSIVSISSKPPLTNTTNFLSTRTIIPSTNSSSLLLSTIIGFSSHPPLANSTGFPSTGSSIQPMTTYKVTLSSSIIGTSQPSLTSMSTIQNTTRSTTPTSTVISSQQSTTNTVQTPYPVSTSSSSRQPPVTTGASTNVGTNGQSSSNTSTLPSTTSIRSQVPSTTIASSSNSGINNQTTSTAVPSSSSTTGRQQTTTTLGPSSTITTSQKTTSSTYSTQPNNPAPSSSTQTITPTTTSTSTSSTSQTSSANNSNSSTSFSTGAQSATTKVTKFTTSSSTTVHPSWFIMVLCLVLGLHGLERLKENMTLL